The following proteins come from a genomic window of Triticum aestivum cultivar Chinese Spring chromosome 6A, IWGSC CS RefSeq v2.1, whole genome shotgun sequence:
- the LOC123129325 gene encoding expansin-B2-like, with amino-acid sequence MTRNGLQRASVRSVGSVKDRTGSNGPVSNGPRAGRKARSLRPGWSTNDIALVLVALLSVLVTSVRSVANYDTSAARSYNSGWLPAKATWYGAPTGAGPNDNGGACGFKNVNQYPFSSMTSCGNEPLFDGGAGCGSCYEIRCVAANNPSCSGQPRRVVITDMNYYPVARYHFDLSGTAFGAMAKNGLNDKLRHAGIIDTQFRRVRCNFPGMKVTFHVQRGSNPNYLAVLVEYADVDGTVVRMELMQTRNGRPTGFWEPMRRSWGSIWRMDTSRPLQGAFSMRITSDSGKTLVANNVIPAYWRPDKAYGSNVQFY; translated from the exons ATGACGAGGAACGGCCTGCAGCGCGCTTCGGTCCGCTCGGTCGGCTCGGTCAAAGACCGGACCG GATCGAACGGTCCGGTCTCAAACGGGCCACGAGCGGGCCGAAAAGCCCGCTCGCTCCGTCCAGGCTGGTCCACCAATGACATTGCCCTTGTGCTTGTGGCACTCCTCTCCGTGCTCGTCACGTCCGTCCGTTCTGTGGCCAACTACGAcacctccgccgccagatcctacAACTCCGGCTGGCTGCCCGCCAAGGCCACCTGGTACGGAGCGCCCACCGGCGCCGGACCCAACGACAACG GCGGTGCTTGCGGCTTCAAGAACGTGAACCAGTACCCATTCTCCTCCATGACGTCCTGCGGCAACGAGCCTCTGTTCGACGGTGGCGCAGGCTGCGGCAGCTGCTATGAG ATCCGATGTGTCGCCGCCAACAACCCTTCCTGCTCCGGCCAGCCGAGGAGGGTGGTCATCACCGACATGAACTACTACCCCGTGGCCAGGTACCACTTCGACCTCAGTGGCACGGCGTTCGGGGCCATGGCCAAGAACGGCCTCAACGACAAGCTCCGCCACGCCGGCATCATCGACACGCAGTTCAGGAGGGTGCGCTGCAACTTCCCGGGCATGAAGGTCACCTTCCACGTCCAGCGTGGCTCCAACCCTAACTACCTCGCGGTGCTCGTGGAGTACGCCGACGTGGATGGGACCGTGGTGCGGATGGAGCTGATGCAGACCAGGAACGGCCGCCCCACGGGGTTCTGGGAGCCGATGCGGCGCTCCTGGGGATCCATCTGGCGGATGGACACCAGCCGCCCGCTGCAGGGGGCCTTCTCCATGCGCATCACCAGCGACTCCGGCAAGACGCTGGTGGCCAACAATGTCATCCCGGCCTACTGGCGGCCGGACAAAGCCTACGGGTCCAACGTCCAGTTCTATTGA